A genomic window from Syngnathus typhle isolate RoL2023-S1 ecotype Sweden linkage group LG18, RoL_Styp_1.0, whole genome shotgun sequence includes:
- the cog7 gene encoding conserved oligomeric Golgi complex subunit 7 gives MDFSKFLDDEFDVKDWVNGAFKVVQKDAPGKADTHAATLVMKLQLFIQEVNNAIEETSNQALQSMPKVLRDVDALKQEATFLKEQMVLVKEDIKKFEQDTVQSMQVLVEIDQVKSRMQVAAEALQEADKWSTLSVDIEETFKSQDLLAISSKLTSMQNSLAMLVDTPDYSEKCVHLEALKNRLEALASPQIVAAFNSMSVDQAKLFVKVFSEIDRMPQLLAYYYKCHKGQIVNMWQDLSQSELGLNQQLSEFYDTLLSTRHAQLQWCSQVFKNPHEVVTVLLIQTLGAMVPSIPMCLSTAMDQAAQDERLDTLLELNHTTLTFGRNLEAAMTPHLGENNLLKVTELVCALYDPYKAYQLQYGELEENHLLIQISAVPLEHGEIIDCVEELKHSVGKMFGLASGAVDRCVKLTDGLGVCGLLKALKALFTKYVSDFSTTLQSIRKKCKLEDTPTSSAFQEDWTSFQNSVRIIATCGELLRQCGAFEQQLSNKIMGTAGKYLSESYSPRSLAGIQEASGGERKGATKNPWQDYNYLQRGSVAEYNSLMEVLYLLKEKGAGNSNLLAEPRAALTRLNQQAHQLAFDSVFLQIKHQLSPVAKMESQESAGLGENFTEDLPTFSLSPQEYITNIGQYLMSLPLHLEPFVTQEDPALELALHAGKLPFPPEQGDDLPELDNTADYWLGSIARATMQTYCEAILLIPRLSAHSTKQLATDIDYLSNVMDALGLQPSRSLQQIVTLLRAKPDDYRQTAKQLPRRLVANIAALRSIDH, from the exons ATGGATTTCTCAAAGTTCCTGGACGACGAATTTGACGTGAAAGACTGGGTGAATGGCGCCTTTAAAGTGGTGCAGAAGGACGCACCGGGGAAGGCGGATACACACGCTGCGACGCTGGTCATGAAGCTGCAGCTTTTTATCCAGGAAGTAAACAATGCAATTGAGG AAACCAGCAACCAGGCGCTGCAGAGCATGCCCAAAGTCCTGCGAGATGTGGATGCATTGAAGCAGGAAGCTACTTTCCTCAAGGAGCAAATGGTTCTGGTCAAAGAGGACATCAAGAAGTTTGAGCAGGACACAGTGCAGTCCATGCAG GTCCTGGTGGAGATCGACCAAGTGAAGAGTCGCATGCAAGTGGCAGCGGAGGCGCTACAGGAGGCTGATAAATGGAGCACACTCAGTGTGGACATAGAGGAGACCTTCAAATCACAG GATCTCTTAGCCATCTCATCCAAGCTAACCAGCATGCAGAACAGCCTGGCGATGCTGGTGGACACGCCCGACTACTCTGAAAAGTGTGTCCATCTGGAGGCTCTTAAAAACAGACTGGAGGCCCTGGCCAGCCCTCAAATAGTGGCGGCATTTAATTCCATGTCTGTAG ATCAGGCCAAACTGTTTGTTAAAGTCTTCTCGGAGATCGACAGGATGCCGCAGCTCCTTGCATACTACTACAAGTGTCATAAA GGCCAGATCGTGAATATGTGGCAGGACCTTTCTCAGAGCGAGCTGGGCCTGAATCAGCAGTTGTCGGAATTCTATGACACTTTGTTGTCCACCCGGCACGCTCAGCTCCAGTGGTGCAGCCAG GTGTTCAAGAACCCTCACGAGGTGGTGACGGTGTTGCTCATCCAGACTCTGGGCGCCATGGTGCCCTCCATCCCCATGTGCCTAAGCACGGCCATGGATCAGGCAGCTCAAGATGAGCGTCTCGACACCCTGCTGGAGCTCAACCACACCACGCTCACCTTCGGCCGCAACTTGGAAGCCGCCATGACACCGCACCTCG GCGAGAACAACCTCCTGAAGGTGACGGAGCTCGTGTGCGCGCTCTACGACCCTTACAAGGCTTACCAGTTGCAGTATGGAGAGCTGGAGGAAAATCATCTCCTCATTCAAATCAGCGCCGTCCCCTTG GAACACGGGGAGATCATCGATTGCGTGGAGGAGCTGAAGCACTCGGTGGGGAAGATGTTCGGCCTGGCGAGCGGCGCCGTGGACCGCTGCGTGAAACTGACCGACGGGCTCGGCGTGTGCGGCCTCCTCAAGGCTCTTAAAGCGCTTTTCACCAA GTACGTGTCGGACTTCTCGACGACACTGCAGTCAATCAGGAAGAAGTGCAAACTGGAGGACACGCCCACTTCTTCTGCTTTCCAGGAGGACTGGACCTCATTCCAGAACTCAGTCAG GATTATTGCCACGTGTGGCGAGTTACTGAGACAATGCGGCGCCTTTGAACAGCAGTTGTCAAACAA GATCATGGGCACGGCAGGCAAGTACCTGTCGGAGTCGTACAGCCCTCGCAGCCTGGCGGGCATCCAGGAGGCCAGTGGCGGCGAGAGGAAGGGCGCCACCAAAAATCCCTGGCAGGACTACAACTACCTCCAGAGGGGCAGCGTGGCTGAGTATAACAGTCTCATGGAGGTGCTCTACTTGTTGAAG GAGAAAGGCGCCGGCAACTCCAATCTCCTCGCCGAGCCCAGAGCGGCGCTGACCCGACTCAACCAGCAGGCCCATCAGCTGGCCTTTGACTCGGTCTTTTTGCAAATCAAACACCAGCTGAGCCCCGTCGCCAAGATGGAG AGTCAGGAGTCGGCGGGTTTAGGAGAGAACTTCACCGAGGACCTGCCCACGTTCAGCCTGTCACCACAAGAGTACATCACAAAT ATAGGTCAGTACCTGATGTCTCTCCCGCTCCACTTGGAACCGTTTGTGACGCAAGAGGATCCAGCGCTGGAGTTAGCCTTGCACGCCGGGAAGTTGCCTTTTCCTCCAGAGCAAG GCGATGACCTTCCTGAACTGGACAACACGGCTGACTATTGGCTAGGCTCCATCGCTCGGGCCACCATGCAGACGTACTGCGAGGCCATTCTACTCATCCCCCGTCTGAGCGCACATTCCACCAAGCAGCTGGCCACGGATATCG ACTACTTGAGCAACGTGATGGATGCGCTGGGCCTGCAGCCTTCTCGCAGCCTTCAGCAGATCGTCACCCTGTTGAGGGCCAAGCCAGACGACTACAGACAAACCGCCAAACAGTTGCCTCGGCGACTGGTGGCGAACATCGCCGCCCTCCGCTCCATTGaccactaa
- the LOC133171342 gene encoding ubiquitin carboxyl-terminal hydrolase 31-like, translating to MSKVVTNKEKKSFSKKLFRRSSVRSVGSFMNRVLRTLSTLSHFSTDEQAARDDKDDASLVPTTTGGSLQSDDSDCGGFPFGDKVPGVAGLKNHGNTCFMNAILQCLSNTELFAEYLALEQFRGQGGGAGPEAGGGADPKATKSNGVLVQKKSSQQQREESGEVTEQLSGLVRALWTFEYTPQHSRDFKNVVSKSALQFKGNSQHDAQEFLLWLLDRVHEDLNNIIRPDVRPPRTPPAENENTPGESALPVPGSFVQELFQAQYRSSLTCPHCQKQSNTFDPFLCISLPIPVPHTRPLYVTVVYQGKCSHCMRVGVAVPLSGTVSRLRQAVAQETKIPAQQIVLTEMYYDGFHRSFCDDDDDLEIIQESDSIFAFETPELFRPDQIRSKRAGSPHANLNQNNLKFGTDNNRLSPQIQEAGTPPLSPNKNTGQDEKVVLLVCNRACAGQQGRRFGNPFILYLERTVTWDVLQKEILEKMRHLLRPGAVVQVGPFTLRVVGVVGITYLLPQEEQPLCHPSVERAYKSCGPGGPPHVKIVVEWDKETKDYLFKRTEDEYIPDAESVRQVKEQHLQPQSCSLAQCFQLYTKEEQLAPDDAWRCPHCKQLQQGSIKLSLWTLPDILILHLKRFRQDGDRRMKMQNMVKFPLTGMDMAPHMVKRSQSSWSLPSHWSPWRRPYGLGRDPEDYLYDLYAVCNHHGTMQGGHYTAQCKNSIDGQWYCFDDSDVHPISEEDVCKQTAYILFYQRRATIPSWSANSSVGGSTSSSLCEHWIGRLMGSRPPSQASSGSSRRTSLASLSESAEFAGERSEDDGLSSRPVVRGMQRQTFSSRTSIASPLVLSENGQKPSWCSAKLQLRSNSPSRFSLESHSSSPTLEMIGEVVDTNLSTSCFNGSPKLGGKSALAASDHNPGSKRTIEQLHPKAASQAEPRISSQAGDNNNLVSGAEQISPRHGSADKEQKQRSLATGGKRSSAKTGVESERSPKKRPAASSTSSSSLSPASPAVVKSPARAQSNVAASNPKDKTDGPPKVSRAGSSRTATPSKRGPAQTQEGLHPDSALLRRSASPGSSHPQRRTAPKGGGDKSSASGRTKGADRRASRDSSRTNAVSEKKISNGGASSRSGAASRAEGRPGRALENRTVARSSSSSSSMASLRSSSVVPSSAAVSSKALRRNSKTEEKALSFFKTALRPKDTRKSTDGGKATDPKGSLEDGGGDAATRKAQNAASEGAAAKEKESSKSSAAAKHSLLPSSKSKLSETTNQASSAKEPAKKEPVKKTMASRKIPINSTQSSQRSK from the exons ATGTCTAAAGTGGTCACTAACAAGGAGAAGAAATCCTTCAGCAAGAAGCTGTTCCGGAGGAGCTCGGTCCGCTCGGTGGGCAGCTTCATGAACAGAGTTCTCCGGACTCTCTCCACCTTGTCTCATTTTAGTACGGACGAGCAGGCGGCCCGCGACGACAAGGACGACGCCTCGTTGGTCCCCACCACCACAGGTGGCTCGCTCCAGTCGGACGACAGCGACTGCGGGGGGTTCCCCTTCGGCGACAAGGTTCCGGGCGTGGCCGGGCTGAAGAACCACGGCAACACCTGCTTCATGAACGCCATCCTCCAGTGCCTAAGCAACACCGAGCTCTTTGCAGAGTACCTGGCCCTGGAGCAGTTCCGGGGCCAGGGAGGAGGTGCAGGACCCGAGGCCGGCGGTGGCGCCGATCCCAAGGCGACTAAGTCCAACGGGGTCCTGGTGCAGAAGAAGTCCAGCCAGCAGCAGCGGGAGGAATCCGGGGAGGTGACCGAGCAGCTGTCCGGCCTGGTTCGAGCGCTGTGGACCTTTGAGTACACGCCCCAACACAGCAGAGATTTTAAG AACGTGGTGTCAAAGAGCGCCCTTCAGTTCAAGGGCAACTCCCAACACGACGCCCAGGAATTCCTCCTGTGGCTGCTGGATCGAGTTCACGAGGACCTCAACAACATCATCCGTCCTGACGTCAGGCCCCCCAGGACG CCTCCAGCGGAGAACGAAAACACTCCAGGAGAATCTGCCCTTCCGGTGCCTGGCTCTTTTGTGCAAGAGCTTTTCCAGGCACAATACAG ATCCTCCCTGACTTGCCCTCACTGCCAGAAACAGAGCAACACCTTTGATCCTTTTCTCTGCATCTCACTGCCAATCCCTGTACCTCACACGCG GCCCTTGTACGTGACGGTGGTGTACCAGGGCAAGTGCTCCCACTGTATGAGGGTCGGGGTGGCCGTGCCTCTGTCGGGCACCGTGTCCAGGCTCAGACAAGCCGTGGCCCAGGAGACTAAAATCCCGGCGCAGCAG ATCGTCCTCACCGAGATGTACTACGACGGCTTCCATCGCTCCTTCtgcgatgacgacgacgacctGGAGATCATTCAGGAGAGCGATTCTATTTTTGCCTTCGAGACCCCCGAGCTCTTCAGGCCCGATCAGATCCGCTCCAAGCGAGCCG GGAGTCCACATGCCAATCTCAACCAGAACAACTTGAAATTCGGCACGGATAACAATCGGTTGTCCCCGCAAATCCAGGAGGCCGGCACGCCGCCTCTCAGCCCCAATAAGAACACGGGGCAGGACGAGAAGGTGGTGCTGTTGGTGTGCAACCGAGCCTGCGCCGGTCAGCAAGGACGCAG GTTTGGGAATCCTTTTATTCTCTACCTGGAGCGTACTGTCACATGGGATGTACTCCAGAAGGAAATTCTGGAGAAGATGCGTCATCTCTTGCGCCCGGGCGCCGTCGTGCAG GTGGGGCCCTTCACGTTACGTGTGGTGGGCGTCGTCGGGATCACGTATCTCCTGCCTCAGGAGGAGCAACCGCTCTGCCATCCTTCTGTGGAGAG AGCTTACAAGTCCTGCGGCCCGGGTGGGCCACCTCACGTCAAAATTGTTGTGGAATGGGACAAGGAGACAAAAGATTA TCTgtttaaaagaacagaggaCGAATACATCCCCGATGCTGAGAGTGTTCGTCAAGTGAAGGAGCAGCACTTGCAGCCTCAGAGCTGCTCGCTGGCTCAATGCTTCCAGCTCTACACCAAAGAGGAGCAG CTGGCTCCTGATGACGCCTGGCGCTGTCCACACTGTAAGCAGCTTCAGCAAGGCAGCATCAAGCTCAGTTTGTGGACGCTGCCCGACATCCTCATTCTTCACCTCAAACGCTTTCGACAG GACGGGGATCGGCGCATGAAAATGCAGAACATGGTCAAGTTCCCGCTAACGGGTATGGACATGGCGCCGCACATGGTGAAGAGGAGCCAGAGTAGCTGGAGTCTACCCTCGCACTGGTCGCCATGGAGACGGCCTTACGGCTTGGGTCGGGATCCCGAGGATTATCTTTACGATCTGTACGCCGTCTGCAACCATCATGGGACCATGCAGGGAGGACATTACACAG CTCAGTGCAAGAACTCCATTGACGGGCAGTGGTATTGCTTCGACGATAGCGACGTTCACCCGATATCAGAAGAGGACGTCTGCAAGCAGACAgcttacattttgttttatcagAGACGGGCCACCATCCCGTCTTGGTCTGCCAACAGTTCTGTGGGAG GATCGACCAGTTCTTCCCTGTGTGAGCATTGGATCGGTCGTCTGATGGGAAGCCGTCCACCGAGCCAAGCCTCGTCGGGTTCCTCCAGACGAACCTCGCTGGCCTCCCTCTCGGAATCGGCCGAGTTTGCCGGCGAACGGAGCGAGGATGACG GCCTATCGAGCCGCCCCGTGGTGAGAGGCATGCAAAGGCAGACCTTCTCCTCCAGAACGTCCATCGCTAGTCCGCTCGTGCTCAGTGAGAACGGCCAGAAGCCTTCCTGGTGCTCTGCTAAACTTCAACTCCGTTCTAACTCCCCCTCCCGCTTCTCCCTGGAATCCCACTCCTCTTCCCCGACGCTCGAAATGATAGGGGAGGTTGTCGATACCAATCTGTCGACGTCCTGCTTCAACGGTTCGCCAAAGCTCGGGGGTAAGTCCGCTCTCGCGGCGTCGGATCACAATCCCGGCAGTAAGCGGACGATAGAACAGCTTCACCCCAAAGCTGCCTCACAGGCCGAGCCGAGGATCTCCTCGCAGGCCGGGGATAACAACAATCTCGTCAGCGGCGCCGAACAAATCAGTCCTCGACACGGGAGCGCCGACAAGGAACAGAAACAAAGAAGTTTGGCCACAGGTGGCAAACGGAGCTCggcaaaaactggagtggagAGCGAAAGGAGCCCCAAGAAGCGTCCCGCCGCTTCCTCGACGTCATCCAGCTCGTTGTCTCCGGCGTCGCCTGCTGTCGTTAAGTCGCCGGCTCGAGCCCAGTCGAACGTTGCCGCGTCCAATCCGAAGGACAAAACCGATGGACCACCCAAAGTCAGTCGAGCCGGATCCTCCAGAACAGCGACGCCTTCCAAAAGAGGCCCAGCCCAAACTCAAGAGGGGTTGCATCCTGACTCCGCCCTACTGAGGCGGAGCGCTTCCCCGGGAAGTTCGCACCCTCAGAGAAGGACGGCCCCCAAAGGAGGCGGAGATAAAAGCTCCGCCTCAGGAAGGACTAAAGGAGCCGACAGGAGAGCCAGCCGGGATTCTTCACGCACCAACGCCGTGTCAGAGAAGAAGATTAGCAACGGGGGGGCCTCCTCCAGGTCCGGTGCCGCTAGTCGAGCGGAGGGCAGGCCGGGTCGAGCCTTGGAGAACAGGACGGTGGCCCGAAGCTCAAGCAGTAGCTCCTCCATGGCTAGTCTGCGATCCTCCAGTGTCGTCCCCTCGTCGGCCGCCGTGTCCTCAAAAGCCCTTCGAAGGAACAGTAAGACCGAGGAAAAAGCTTTGTCCTTCTTCAAAACTGCCCTCCGGCCCAAAGACACCCGCAAGTCGACAGATGGCGGGAAAGCCACAGACCCCAAAGGAAGTCTAGAAGACGGTGGCGGAGACGCAGCCACCAGGAAAGCCCAAAACGCGGCTTCGGAAGGCGCCGCGGCTAAGGAAAAGGAATCGTCCAAAAGTTCCGCTGCGGCCAAACATTCCCTCCTGCCCTCGTCGAAATCCAAACTCTCGGAAACCACCAACCAGGCTTCTTCTGCTAAAGAACCTGCAAAGAAAGAACCTGTGAAAAAGACCATGGCCTCCAGGAAAATCCCCATCAACTCCACTCAGTCAAGCCAGAGGTCCAAATAA